One genomic window of Caldivirga maquilingensis IC-167 includes the following:
- a CDS encoding 30S ribosomal protein S8e: MAKLAAFYQGNDSKKVTGGFRAKPYRVKRKALGGGPPTNTRLSNREKRLIERVTGGNVKIRLSEAGYANVFDKSNGTSKVVKILRIIESPANSDFVKKGIIVKGTIIETELGRAVVTSRPGQDGVINAVKI; this comes from the coding sequence ATGGCTAAGTTAGCTGCCTTTTACCAGGGTAATGATAGTAAGAAGGTGACGGGTGGATTCAGGGCTAAGCCGTATAGGGTTAAGAGGAAGGCACTTGGAGGTGGCCCACCCACTAATACTAGGCTTAGTAATAGGGAGAAGAGGCTGATTGAAAGAGTCACTGGAGGTAATGTTAAGATTAGGTTAAGTGAAGCCGGCTACGCAAACGTCTTCGATAAGAGTAATGGAACCAGTAAGGTTGTTAAGATACTTAGGATCATTGAATCCCCAGCCAACAGTGACTTCGTGAAGAAGGGGATCATAGTTAAGGGCACTATAATAGAAACTGAGTTAGGTAGGGCAGTTGTAACATCCCGTCCAGGTCAAGATGGCGTGATTAATGCCGTTAAAATATGA